In one window of Chryseobacterium sp. JV274 DNA:
- a CDS encoding Tex family protein, with the protein MTTVEFIQKQLNISEKSINNTLQLLAEDCTIPFISRYRKDKTGNLDEIQIEQISKISKQFEDIVKRKESILKSIEEQNALAPELQQRIEDSFDIQELEDLYLPFKKRKKTKADTAKEKGLEPLARIIMSQKNNDIQFLASKYLNDEVSSEEEALQGARDIMAEWINENMYVRKNLRRLFQRKAVVTSKVVKAKKEEEDAQKFSQYFEWEESLSRTPSHRLLAMLRAEAEGFVKTNVGIDKEEAIDFIEKAIIKSNNESSEQIAIAIKDSYKRLLEPAISNEALQEAKEKADKKAIEIFSENLSQLLLAPPLGEKRILAIDPGYRSGCKVVCLDEKGDLLHNETLYPHAPQNESGMAMKKIRSMVNAYNIEAISIGNGTASRETEFFIKKIAFDKPLQVFVVSEAGASVYSASKIAREEFPTYDVTVRGAVSIGRRLSDPLAELVKIDAKSIGVGQYQHDVDQTQLKNELDSTVMKCVNSVGINLNTASKSLLSYVSGIGEKMAENIVNYRAENGAFEDRKQLKKVPRLGEKAFQQAAAFVRIANAKNPLDNSAVHPEAYGIVEKIAKDLGIKTDELIANKEKIALVKPESYITGEIGILGIKDILKELEKPGLDPRKAAKVFEFDPTVKSIKDLKTGMILPGIVNNITAFGCFVDLGIKESGLVHISQLKDGFVSDVNEVVKLHQHVRVKVTEVDEARKRVQLSMIL; encoded by the coding sequence ATGACGACCGTAGAATTTATACAAAAACAGCTCAATATTTCTGAGAAGAGCATCAACAATACTTTACAATTATTAGCAGAAGACTGCACTATTCCTTTTATTTCGCGTTACCGAAAAGACAAAACCGGAAATCTTGATGAAATACAGATCGAACAGATCTCAAAGATCAGTAAGCAGTTTGAAGACATTGTCAAGAGAAAAGAGTCTATCTTAAAATCTATAGAAGAGCAGAATGCTTTAGCCCCTGAGCTTCAACAGAGAATTGAAGACAGCTTTGATATTCAGGAGCTGGAAGACCTTTATCTGCCTTTCAAAAAACGTAAAAAAACAAAAGCTGATACCGCCAAGGAAAAAGGATTGGAACCTTTGGCAAGGATCATTATGAGTCAGAAAAATAATGACATTCAGTTTCTGGCTTCAAAATATCTGAATGATGAAGTTTCCTCTGAAGAAGAAGCGCTTCAGGGGGCAAGAGACATCATGGCAGAATGGATCAACGAAAATATGTATGTCCGCAAGAATCTCCGCAGACTCTTTCAGCGTAAGGCGGTTGTTACCTCCAAAGTTGTAAAAGCTAAAAAAGAGGAGGAAGACGCCCAAAAATTCTCCCAATATTTCGAATGGGAAGAAAGTCTCAGCAGAACACCTTCTCACAGACTTCTGGCGATGTTAAGAGCAGAAGCTGAAGGTTTTGTAAAAACGAATGTAGGGATAGATAAGGAAGAAGCCATCGATTTTATTGAGAAAGCTATTATCAAATCCAATAATGAAAGTTCAGAACAAATTGCTATAGCGATAAAAGACAGCTATAAAAGACTTCTGGAACCTGCTATCTCCAATGAAGCTCTACAGGAAGCCAAAGAAAAAGCAGATAAAAAAGCGATTGAGATTTTCTCTGAAAACTTAAGCCAACTTCTACTGGCTCCTCCTTTGGGGGAGAAAAGAATTCTGGCAATAGATCCGGGATACCGAAGCGGATGCAAAGTAGTGTGCCTGGATGAAAAAGGAGACTTACTGCACAATGAAACTCTTTACCCTCACGCTCCACAGAATGAAAGCGGGATGGCTATGAAAAAGATCCGTTCTATGGTGAATGCTTATAATATTGAAGCGATCTCCATTGGTAACGGAACGGCAAGCCGGGAAACAGAATTTTTCATTAAAAAGATTGCTTTCGATAAGCCGTTGCAGGTTTTTGTAGTTTCAGAAGCCGGAGCATCAGTGTATTCTGCCAGTAAAATTGCAAGGGAAGAGTTTCCAACATATGATGTAACAGTGCGTGGAGCCGTTTCCATCGGAAGAAGACTTTCTGATCCGCTGGCTGAATTGGTAAAGATTGATGCCAAATCTATTGGGGTTGGACAATACCAACACGATGTAGATCAGACTCAACTGAAAAATGAACTGGATTCTACAGTGATGAAATGTGTAAATTCTGTGGGAATTAATTTAAATACAGCAAGTAAATCGCTTTTAAGCTATGTTTCCGGAATTGGAGAAAAAATGGCTGAAAACATTGTCAATTATCGTGCTGAAAACGGAGCATTTGAAGACAGAAAACAGCTTAAAAAAGTTCCTAGACTTGGAGAAAAAGCCTTCCAGCAAGCAGCCGCATTTGTAAGAATTGCGAATGCCAAAAACCCACTGGATAATTCCGCTGTACATCCTGAAGCTTATGGGATTGTAGAAAAAATAGCCAAAGACTTAGGCATTAAAACTGATGAGCTGATTGCCAATAAAGAAAAAATAGCTCTGGTAAAACCGGAAAGCTATATCACAGGAGAAATCGGGATCTTAGGAATCAAGGATATTTTAAAAGAGCTTGAAAAGCCGGGTCTGGATCCAAGAAAAGCTGCCAAAGTATTTGAGTTTGATCCTACAGTTAAAAGCATTAAAGACTTAAAAACAGGCATGATTCTCCCCGGAATTGTCAATAATATTACGGCTTTTGGATGTTTTGTGGATCTTGGAATAAAAGAAAGCGGATTGGTTCATATTTCCCAGTTGAAAGACGGCTTTGTATCGGATGTCAATGAAGTAGTAAAACTTCACCAGCATGTACGTGTAAAGGTAACAGAAGTAGATGAGGCGAGAAAAAGAGTGCAGCTGAGCATGATTTTGTAA
- a CDS encoding HAD family hydrolase — protein sequence MNTKNLIFDLDGTLWDSRATIIKIWNEVLGRHQLIQRELKPEDMDQYMGLLAHDIVKDIIPGISDLQAQELLSEIVAKENEILHIQGGILYEGVENTLRNLANTHSLFIVSNCQNGYIESFLDYYQFNNLFVDFESHGRTQKPKSENIQLLMERNHLTLEDSIYIGDTQTDYDSALTNGLPFIFCKYGFGKLTDSLYEPSILTFSDLIPHISDSTK from the coding sequence TTGAACACAAAGAATTTAATTTTCGATCTTGACGGAACATTATGGGATTCCAGAGCGACAATCATTAAAATATGGAATGAAGTTTTAGGCAGGCATCAATTGATCCAAAGAGAACTTAAACCTGAAGATATGGATCAATATATGGGATTATTGGCTCATGATATTGTAAAAGATATTATTCCGGGCATTTCAGATCTGCAAGCTCAGGAGCTTCTCTCTGAAATTGTTGCCAAAGAAAATGAAATACTGCACATACAAGGAGGAATTTTATATGAGGGCGTAGAAAATACTTTGAGAAACCTGGCTAACACCCACTCTCTGTTTATCGTAAGCAACTGCCAGAACGGCTATATTGAATCATTTTTAGACTATTATCAGTTCAATAATCTATTCGTTGATTTTGAATCTCATGGACGGACGCAAAAACCAAAATCTGAAAATATACAGCTCCTCATGGAAAGAAATCATTTAACCCTTGAAGATTCCATATATATTGGTGATACCCAAACTGATTATGATTCCGCACTGACAAATGGATTACCGTTTATTTTCTGCAAATACGGATTCGGAAAGCTGACTGATTCACTTTATGAACCATCAATTCTTACGTTTTCGGACTTAATACCCCATATTTCCGATAGTACAAAATAA
- a CDS encoding M20/M25/M40 family metallo-hydrolase yields MRINRFFAVPAVVLAAQFSWAQVKVDPKERLNPIVKSFVDEVNNNSQLENLASELLDGIGPRLVGTPEMLAANEWSANKLRSWGVDANLQQFGTWKGWQRGTTHVDMTYPRVKSLAATQLAWSPATKKAIEAEVIILPKVSSKAEFEQWLPSAKGKIVLMAQYQKIGRSDEQIKEFATPELYEKLKAEKEQVAKDFTAYVKNIGYDNNSLPEALEKAGAAGIAISNWTGIMGANRIFGAKTSKIPMIDIDVEDYGMLYRMAEKGTQPKIKIDAQSKILPEAKSFNTIGMIKGKEKPDEYIILSAHLDSWDGAQGATDNGTGTITMLETMRILKKYYPNNKRTIVIGLWGSEEQGLNGSRGFVADNPQIIKGVQAAFNQDNGTGRVVNISGQGFVKAYDYVGRWLDGVPKAVRNHIKTDFPGMPGGGGSDHASFVAAGVPGISLGSLNWGYFGYTWHTTKDTYDKIVFDEVKNNVILTAALAYMASEDPEFSNREKRVMPQDDKGETVKWPEVKEPRRSSKDYK; encoded by the coding sequence ATGAGGATAAATAGATTTTTTGCAGTGCCTGCAGTAGTGCTGGCTGCCCAGTTTTCCTGGGCTCAGGTAAAGGTGGACCCAAAAGAAAGGCTAAACCCTATCGTAAAAAGTTTTGTAGATGAAGTAAATAATAATTCCCAGCTGGAAAACCTGGCATCTGAACTGCTTGACGGGATCGGACCGCGTCTTGTAGGAACTCCCGAAATGCTGGCAGCAAATGAGTGGAGTGCCAATAAGCTTCGTTCATGGGGAGTAGATGCCAATCTTCAGCAGTTTGGAACATGGAAAGGATGGCAGAGAGGTACTACTCATGTTGATATGACATATCCGCGTGTAAAATCTCTGGCTGCTACACAGCTTGCATGGAGCCCGGCTACTAAAAAAGCAATTGAGGCAGAAGTTATTATTCTTCCAAAAGTATCTTCCAAAGCAGAATTTGAGCAATGGCTTCCTTCTGCAAAAGGAAAAATAGTACTGATGGCACAATACCAGAAAATCGGACGTTCTGATGAGCAGATCAAAGAATTTGCTACACCGGAATTGTATGAAAAACTTAAAGCAGAGAAAGAACAGGTGGCTAAAGATTTTACTGCTTATGTGAAGAATATCGGATATGACAATAACAGCCTTCCAGAAGCGTTGGAGAAAGCAGGGGCGGCAGGAATTGCTATTTCAAACTGGACAGGAATCATGGGGGCTAACAGAATTTTTGGTGCCAAAACATCCAAAATTCCAATGATTGATATTGATGTGGAAGATTACGGAATGCTTTACAGGATGGCAGAAAAGGGCACTCAGCCTAAAATAAAAATTGATGCCCAGTCTAAAATACTTCCTGAAGCCAAAAGCTTTAATACAATCGGAATGATCAAAGGAAAAGAAAAACCTGATGAATACATTATTCTTTCTGCTCACCTTGATTCGTGGGATGGAGCTCAGGGCGCTACAGATAATGGAACAGGAACAATCACCATGCTGGAAACCATGAGAATTCTGAAAAAATATTATCCTAATAACAAGAGAACTATCGTCATCGGACTTTGGGGAAGCGAAGAGCAGGGATTAAACGGTTCAAGAGGTTTTGTGGCGGATAATCCTCAGATTATTAAAGGAGTGCAGGCTGCGTTTAATCAGGATAACGGGACCGGACGTGTTGTCAATATCAGCGGTCAGGGGTTTGTAAAAGCTTATGACTATGTAGGAAGATGGCTGGATGGGGTTCCAAAAGCGGTAAGAAATCATATTAAAACGGATTTTCCTGGAATGCCTGGTGGAGGAGGTTCTGATCATGCTTCATTTGTAGCAGCAGGAGTTCCCGGTATTTCCTTGGGCTCTCTGAACTGGGGTTACTTCGGGTACACCTGGCATACAACGAAAGATACGTATGACAAAATTGTTTTCGATGAGGTGAAAAATAATGTGATTTTAACTGCAGCATTAGCTTATATGGCTTCCGAAGATCCTGAATTCAGCAACAGGGAAAAGAGGGTAATGCCTCAGGATGATAAAGGGGAAACGGTAAAATGGCCGGAAGTAAAAGAGCCTAGAAGAAGTTCTAAGGATTATAAATAA
- a CDS encoding histone H1, whose amino-acid sequence MKELIEKINAEFEAFTTEANQQAEKGNKAAGTRARKAALELSKLFKDFRKVSVEEAKK is encoded by the coding sequence ATGAAAGAACTAATTGAAAAAATCAACGCAGAATTTGAAGCGTTCACAACTGAGGCAAACCAACAAGCAGAAAAAGGTAACAAAGCAGCTGGTACAAGAGCTCGTAAAGCAGCTTTAGAACTAAGCAAACTGTTCAAAGACTTCAGAAAAGTTTCTGTAGAAGAAGCTAAAAAATAA
- a CDS encoding PLP-dependent aminotransferase family protein, which produces MAKSYKYEIFTAVIEKQIHSGILQEKDRLPSVREIKEKYKLSTSSVQSGFEYLMIKGLIRSYPRSGYFVAEIQEENIPEIRTKLPVVVRDAEFMKSMMLTSKRTSESSSFNTAVPGDLLIPQKLILRTMQEVIREKGASLLRYYPSNGLETLRKQIAKQMGTYGSTLNPDEIIITDGALQALTIALKSVTKAGDVVAVDSPCLFSVLEVIAHLELKVIEIPIHYRSGFDTEYFRTVCQENNIRALVITPNFHNPTGMMMDDETKKEILGIAKTHQLCIIENDMYSDLYFDEQRPHSIKSLDKNGSVMTYSSFSKTLAPGIRLGWLYAGNFYAKSERVRFTLGRTVSPIYQELVLKLLQGSSYERHLRSFRKKLNQQAIQVLDALRNSFPEGSYFHRPQGGYTIWGRLPENTDMEKFYEYCEKHQILFTPGNTFSFTDKYQFHFRIVFAERITSESIILLQKAGEKARELFLAT; this is translated from the coding sequence ATGGCGAAATCTTATAAGTACGAAATTTTTACAGCAGTCATTGAGAAGCAAATCCACAGTGGGATTTTGCAGGAAAAAGACAGGCTTCCTTCTGTTCGGGAAATTAAAGAAAAATATAAGCTTAGTACAAGCTCTGTACAAAGTGGTTTTGAATACCTTATGATTAAAGGTTTAATCAGGAGCTATCCAAGGTCAGGATATTTTGTTGCAGAAATTCAGGAAGAGAATATTCCGGAAATCAGAACAAAACTGCCTGTTGTAGTAAGAGATGCAGAATTTATGAAAAGTATGATGCTGACTTCCAAAAGGACCTCGGAATCCAGTTCTTTCAACACAGCTGTTCCCGGAGATTTGCTGATTCCGCAGAAACTCATCCTCAGAACGATGCAGGAAGTGATTCGTGAAAAAGGAGCATCGTTGCTCAGGTATTACCCGTCAAATGGCCTGGAAACATTAAGGAAACAGATTGCAAAACAAATGGGAACTTACGGCAGTACTTTAAATCCTGATGAAATAATCATTACAGACGGTGCACTACAGGCACTCACAATCGCTTTGAAATCGGTCACCAAAGCTGGAGATGTGGTCGCTGTTGACAGTCCGTGTCTGTTTTCCGTACTGGAAGTAATTGCTCATCTGGAACTGAAAGTGATAGAGATTCCCATACACTACAGAAGCGGTTTTGATACGGAATATTTTAGAACAGTCTGTCAGGAAAATAACATCCGCGCTCTTGTTATAACTCCGAATTTTCATAATCCAACAGGAATGATGATGGATGACGAAACAAAAAAAGAAATTCTTGGTATTGCAAAAACTCATCAGTTGTGTATCATTGAAAATGATATGTATTCCGATCTTTATTTCGATGAACAAAGACCCCACTCTATAAAAAGCTTGGATAAAAACGGAAGCGTGATGACCTATTCATCATTTTCAAAAACATTGGCACCGGGAATACGTTTAGGCTGGCTTTATGCTGGAAATTTTTATGCAAAATCCGAAAGAGTCAGGTTTACATTAGGGCGGACGGTTTCACCCATTTATCAGGAACTGGTTTTAAAACTGCTGCAAGGAAGCAGTTATGAAAGACATTTGCGTTCATTCCGGAAAAAGCTCAACCAGCAGGCTATTCAGGTGTTGGATGCTTTAAGAAATTCCTTCCCCGAAGGTTCTTATTTTCACAGACCTCAGGGCGGATACACTATTTGGGGGCGGCTTCCGGAGAACACAGATATGGAAAAGTTCTATGAATACTGTGAAAAGCACCAGATTTTATTTACTCCCGGGAACACTTTTTCTTTTACAGATAAATATCAATTTCATTTCCGGATTGTTTTTGCAGAGCGGATTACTTCTGAAAGTATTATTTTATTACAGAAAGCAGGTGAAAAGGCTCGGGAATTGTTTCTTGCAACATAA
- a CDS encoding helix-turn-helix domain-containing protein translates to MSDQLETIEDYYKRIRKNQIKMFDSEDFEMGKSHFNISMRKYCSFKSPYNRRDYYKISFIIGKGTIHYGTHQLYIDRPALFFPSPSIPYSWECDSDLQEGYFCLFNQEFFNGNSEFNLFKKTSMFKEWSKPVVFLTEEQTQLATLYFDQIYKMNNSAYPFRCSSIKSNLASVMHLALENRMEDINPNELPANVRLYRLFDELLNKQFPLDSPAYPLALKTPSDFADHLNVHVNHLNSSVKSVTHLTTTQIIKEKMFEESKNLLKYTNWDIAQIGYTLGFDQPAHFNNFFKKHARTSPLKFKNLS, encoded by the coding sequence ATGAGTGATCAGCTGGAAACCATAGAGGATTATTACAAACGTATCCGTAAGAACCAGATCAAGATGTTTGATTCTGAGGATTTTGAAATGGGTAAATCCCACTTCAACATTTCGATGCGGAAGTACTGCAGTTTTAAGAGTCCTTACAACCGCCGTGATTATTATAAAATCAGCTTTATCATTGGAAAAGGAACCATTCATTATGGCACCCATCAGCTGTATATTGACCGTCCGGCACTATTCTTTCCTTCTCCAAGCATTCCCTACTCCTGGGAGTGTGACAGCGATCTCCAAGAAGGGTATTTCTGTCTGTTCAATCAAGAATTTTTTAATGGAAATTCAGAATTTAATCTGTTCAAAAAGACTTCAATGTTCAAAGAATGGAGCAAGCCGGTAGTTTTTCTGACCGAAGAGCAGACCCAGCTGGCCACCCTCTATTTTGATCAGATTTACAAAATGAATAATTCGGCCTATCCTTTCCGTTGCAGCAGTATCAAAAGCAACCTGGCTTCTGTTATGCATTTGGCATTGGAAAACCGCATGGAAGACATCAATCCTAATGAACTTCCTGCAAACGTGCGTTTATACAGATTATTTGATGAACTCCTCAACAAGCAGTTTCCTTTGGACTCCCCTGCTTATCCGCTTGCGTTAAAAACTCCTTCGGACTTCGCTGATCATCTTAATGTGCATGTCAATCATCTGAATTCCTCGGTGAAATCTGTAACTCATCTTACTACAACACAGATTATTAAAGAAAAGATGTTTGAAGAGTCTAAAAACCTGCTGAAGTATACCAATTGGGATATCGCTCAAATTGGCTATACATTAGGTTTTGATCAGCCTGCTCATTTTAATAACTTTTTTAAAAAACATGCCCGGACTTCACCATTAAAATTTAAGAATTTATCCTAA
- a CDS encoding MFS transporter, with the protein MLREASEKRIRLITIMAFVSIPLSGFVTDIYLPSFPSMAKEMMVSEKDIQITLTSYLLSYGISQLFVGGILDSIGRYRPKLIALFLLILTSILITMTNSILLICLLRILQGAAVSVLVVATRAIFVDIYDAERVKHYLSYFTIVWSCGPILAPFLGGYLEKIFNWHANFYFLAAYAGFLFLFEWFFSEESLPQKKKLDLSENISLYKMMLKNRIFMLGIFILGLSYSIVMLFNITGPFIIENTFHFTPVVIGYCTLILGFSWMIGGFIGKRRLTLDFKPRILQPILLQLILIAGLIITSYFAESLFIMIPFAFFIHICSGILFTSFFTTSMLYFPKNAGTAGGLMGGLVYVITSITSFIISVSGTVNEQKDLSWRYLIIACFLFGIIIIMNKAVKKEKAGI; encoded by the coding sequence ATGTTGAGAGAAGCATCTGAAAAAAGAATCAGATTAATTACCATTATGGCTTTCGTGTCTATACCGCTTTCGGGGTTTGTCACGGATATATATTTACCATCGTTCCCTTCTATGGCCAAAGAAATGATGGTTTCAGAAAAAGATATCCAGATCACTCTGACCTCATATCTGCTGAGCTACGGAATTTCTCAATTGTTTGTAGGAGGAATTCTGGACAGTATCGGCCGTTACCGTCCGAAATTGATTGCATTGTTCTTATTGATCCTGACGAGTATTTTAATTACGATGACCAACAGTATTTTACTGATCTGTCTGCTTCGTATTCTTCAGGGTGCGGCAGTTTCGGTTCTTGTTGTGGCAACGCGTGCTATTTTTGTAGATATTTATGATGCAGAGAGGGTAAAACATTATTTGAGTTACTTTACGATTGTCTGGTCATGCGGTCCTATTCTGGCTCCGTTCCTCGGAGGTTATCTTGAGAAAATTTTTAACTGGCATGCTAACTTTTATTTTCTGGCTGCCTATGCCGGATTTTTGTTCTTGTTTGAGTGGTTCTTTAGTGAAGAAAGCCTTCCTCAGAAAAAGAAACTGGATCTTTCGGAGAATATCAGTCTTTACAAAATGATGCTTAAAAACAGGATTTTCATGCTGGGAATTTTCATTTTGGGATTGAGCTACTCTATTGTTATGTTATTTAATATTACCGGACCGTTTATTATTGAAAATACCTTCCATTTTACACCCGTAGTTATCGGATACTGTACATTAATCCTGGGGTTCTCATGGATGATTGGAGGTTTTATCGGGAAGCGTAGACTGACCCTTGATTTCAAACCAAGAATACTACAGCCTATCCTGCTTCAGCTTATCCTGATTGCAGGGCTGATTATCACGAGCTATTTTGCAGAAAGCCTTTTCATTATGATTCCTTTTGCCTTTTTTATTCACATCTGTTCCGGAATTTTATTTACCTCCTTTTTTACGACAAGTATGCTTTACTTTCCTAAAAATGCAGGAACAGCTGGCGGATTGATGGGTGGATTGGTATATGTAATCACTTCAATAACGAGTTTTATCATTTCGGTAAGTGGAACTGTTAATGAACAAAAAGACCTTTCCTGGCGTTATCTGATCATCGCATGTTTCCTTTTCGGAATCATCATTATCATGAATAAAGCCGTAAAAAAAGAAAAAGCAGGGATTTAA
- a CDS encoding DUF488 domain-containing protein, which translates to MSVIALKRVYEIPSPNDDYRVLVDRLWPRGLSKENADLNEWEKDLAPSTELRLWFHHSVELWTKFSEKYRKELHEADLGKDFLKRHKDQEKITLLYAAKDEEHCHAIILKEYLESIK; encoded by the coding sequence ATGTCTGTAATTGCGTTAAAAAGAGTATATGAAATTCCATCTCCAAACGATGACTATCGTGTATTGGTAGACCGTTTGTGGCCAAGAGGACTTTCTAAAGAAAATGCCGATCTCAATGAGTGGGAGAAAGATCTGGCACCATCAACAGAGTTAAGACTATGGTTTCATCATTCAGTTGAATTATGGACAAAATTTTCGGAAAAATATAGGAAAGAACTCCATGAAGCTGATCTTGGCAAAGACTTTCTGAAACGCCATAAAGATCAGGAAAAAATTACACTTCTGTATGCCGCAAAAGATGAAGAACATTGCCATGCAATTATATTAAAAGAATATCTGGAAAGTATAAAATAG
- a CDS encoding MarR family winged helix-turn-helix transcriptional regulator — protein MKFFQTTSYLAISLLYNMPEKQNNISELALELGLAMSEMKSRLRQKIQTTINEYDPDLSFELIEILGLLSRNNGINQQEIGNKVSKDKSSITYLINSLVKRDLVERIADKNDRRNKQVFLTPKGQQIIETVYPWALDLYKKAAGDIDTEEIYKALLLVKKMTANLEESGPKHNTI, from the coding sequence ATGAAATTCTTTCAGACCACCTCTTACCTTGCCATATCATTATTATACAACATGCCTGAAAAACAAAACAATATATCAGAACTGGCTCTGGAGCTTGGCCTGGCAATGAGTGAAATGAAAAGCCGGCTTCGACAGAAGATTCAGACCACGATTAATGAATATGATCCGGATCTTTCTTTTGAACTTATTGAAATTCTGGGCCTGCTTTCACGTAATAATGGTATCAACCAGCAGGAAATAGGAAATAAAGTAAGCAAAGACAAATCAAGCATTACTTATCTCATCAACAGCCTTGTAAAACGTGATCTTGTTGAGCGGATTGCTGATAAAAATGACAGAAGAAATAAACAGGTCTTTTTGACTCCGAAAGGTCAACAGATTATAGAAACCGTTTATCCGTGGGCATTGGATCTTTACAAAAAAGCGGCTGGAGATATTGATACGGAAGAGATTTACAAAGCGCTGCTTCTTGTAAAAAAAATGACAGCAAACCTGGAAGAATCAGGACCAAAACATAATACAATATGA
- a CDS encoding universal stress protein yields the protein MRTILVPVDFTSTTENAVRVAADWAKTYEYQNIILLKTAGESEFDYLHIAEGHSFVNEENVNNLLQRTESLFDQLSSIITEKSPEIKVSRILSDWALTRSINELLKNQPSVELIILGSDDQTSSTESFVSENIISIARTSPVKTLIVPNSYHYTPIKNIFIPCDIKGIKRLERLFHHKSVIHKQDVRLMFLNINTNEKEDEDKKRELEEYIRERLTEIPSSIHYSHDENVIKGILSFAASNEADLIIALPGQHSFLYYLASRSISEGIYQNTHQPVLILK from the coding sequence ATGAGAACAATCCTTGTACCCGTTGATTTTACATCAACTACGGAAAATGCAGTAAGAGTTGCCGCAGATTGGGCAAAAACCTACGAATATCAAAACATTATCTTACTCAAAACAGCAGGAGAATCTGAGTTTGATTATCTGCATATTGCAGAAGGACATTCATTTGTGAATGAAGAAAATGTCAATAATTTACTGCAAAGGACAGAATCACTATTTGATCAGTTAAGCAGTATTATTACAGAAAAGTCACCTGAAATTAAAGTTTCCAGGATATTAAGCGACTGGGCTCTTACCAGAAGCATCAATGAACTTTTAAAAAACCAGCCTTCTGTAGAGCTGATTATCCTGGGAAGTGACGACCAGACTTCTTCTACTGAGAGCTTTGTTTCCGAGAATATTATCAGCATTGCAAGAACGAGTCCTGTGAAGACCTTAATTGTTCCCAACAGCTATCACTACACTCCTATCAAAAATATATTTATTCCTTGTGATATAAAGGGAATTAAAAGATTAGAAAGATTGTTTCATCACAAATCTGTTATCCACAAACAGGATGTACGTCTGATGTTTTTGAATATCAATACCAATGAGAAAGAGGATGAGGACAAAAAAAGAGAGCTGGAAGAGTATATTCGTGAACGTTTAACGGAGATTCCAAGCAGTATTCATTATTCTCATGATGAAAATGTTATTAAGGGAATTCTGTCCTTTGCAGCCTCTAATGAAGCGGATCTTATTATAGCTTTGCCAGGTCAGCATAGCTTTCTGTATTATCTGGCAAGCAGAAGTATTTCTGAGGGAATCTACCAGAACACCCATCAGCCCGTACTTATTTTAAAATAA
- a CDS encoding Crp/Fnr family transcriptional regulator: MIIYEDLLFSRGAILEKYDAADIIFKEGTVAKYYFQIRYGTVKLNTFLEDGKEFVHGFPFDGHCIGESYLFTDHYYAINAIAITECEIIKISKAKFLQILLEKPDLMLEINKYMAARMHFRFMISSFLAISDPIVKLTKLFDHIKNYFGFEETYSFLIPYTRQQIATLTGLRVETVIRYVKKMQEQELVKIESTKIYY; encoded by the coding sequence ATGATTATATATGAAGACTTATTATTTTCCCGGGGAGCCATTCTGGAAAAATATGATGCGGCAGATATTATTTTTAAAGAAGGAACTGTAGCTAAATATTATTTCCAGATCAGGTATGGTACTGTGAAACTGAATACTTTTTTAGAAGACGGAAAAGAATTTGTTCATGGATTCCCTTTTGATGGACACTGCATTGGTGAAAGCTATTTATTTACAGATCATTATTATGCAATCAATGCTATTGCCATTACTGAGTGTGAGATTATTAAGATTTCCAAAGCAAAATTTCTGCAGATACTGTTGGAAAAACCGGATTTAATGCTGGAGATTAATAAATATATGGCTGCCAGAATGCATTTCAGATTTATGATTTCCAGCTTTCTTGCTATTTCAGATCCTATTGTGAAGCTTACAAAGCTTTTTGATCATATTAAAAATTATTTCGGATTCGAAGAAACCTATTCCTTTCTGATTCCTTATACCAGACAGCAAATAGCTACCTTAACCGGTCTTCGGGTAGAAACGGTGATCAGGTATGTCAAGAAAATGCAGGAACAGGAACTTGTTAAAATTGAAAGTACTAAAATTTATTATTAG